A single Cellulomonas sp. SLBN-39 DNA region contains:
- a CDS encoding glycosyltransferase family 2 protein: MTEDVTDAGGAGPTGPAGAGASTGVPAAGADPRTVVAVLTYRRPDDLRAVLPMLVAQARTLDPPARVLVVDNDPDGGAQDVVARAAQDAVGVDVVHVHEPRPGIAAARNRALDEVGDARVVVFVDDDERPVDRWLRLLVDTYLVDRPEAVVGPVVSEFVQEPDAWVRAGRFFDRRRLRTGTTTDVAATNNLLLDLDRLRALGLRFDEAFGLSGGSDMLITRQLSGAGGRIVWCDEAVVVDVVPPDRVTRTWVLARAFRSGNTWARTSVVLAPGPLGRALVRLRLTGEGLVRTLGGAARVVVGRLTGSAAQHARGRRTLARGTGMLAGAYGTVYVEYARDGNRTVRAAHVPGAR, from the coding sequence GTGACCGAGGACGTGACCGACGCGGGGGGCGCCGGGCCGACCGGTCCGGCGGGGGCGGGCGCCTCGACGGGCGTCCCGGCCGCAGGGGCGGACCCGCGCACGGTCGTCGCGGTGCTGACCTACCGGCGCCCCGACGACCTGCGGGCCGTGCTGCCGATGCTCGTGGCGCAGGCCCGCACGCTCGACCCGCCGGCACGGGTCCTCGTCGTGGACAACGACCCCGACGGCGGGGCGCAGGACGTCGTCGCACGGGCGGCGCAGGACGCCGTCGGCGTGGACGTCGTGCACGTGCACGAGCCGCGCCCCGGCATCGCCGCGGCCCGCAACCGTGCGCTCGACGAGGTCGGCGACGCCCGCGTGGTCGTCTTCGTCGACGACGACGAGCGCCCGGTCGACCGGTGGCTGCGGCTGCTCGTCGACACGTACCTCGTCGACCGGCCCGAGGCCGTCGTCGGCCCGGTCGTCAGCGAGTTCGTGCAGGAGCCCGACGCGTGGGTGCGGGCGGGGCGGTTCTTCGACCGGCGCCGTCTGCGCACGGGCACCACGACGGACGTCGCGGCGACCAACAACCTGCTGCTCGACCTGGACCGTCTGCGCGCCCTCGGGCTGCGGTTCGACGAGGCGTTCGGCCTGTCGGGCGGCTCGGACATGCTCATCACCCGCCAGCTGTCCGGGGCCGGCGGGCGGATCGTGTGGTGCGACGAGGCCGTCGTCGTCGACGTCGTGCCCCCGGACCGCGTGACCCGCACGTGGGTGCTCGCCCGGGCGTTCCGCTCCGGCAACACGTGGGCGCGCACCTCCGTCGTGCTGGCGCCGGGGCCGCTCGGGCGGGCCCTCGTGCGCCTGCGCCTGACGGGCGAGGGCCTGGTGCGGACCCTCGGCGGTGCGGCCCGCGTGGTGGTGGGGCGTCTGACGGGCTCCGCGGCGCAGCACGCCCGCGGCCGGCGCACGCTGGCCCGGGGCACCGGCATGCTCGCGGGGGCCTACGGCACGGTGTACGTGGAGTACGCCCGGGACGGCAACCGCACGGTGCGTGCCGCGCACGTGCCGGGGGCCCGGTGA
- a CDS encoding polysaccharide biosynthesis tyrosine autokinase: protein MEPAEYLAALRKHWLVVAVLAVLGFGAAYAWSQTLPPSYRTTSSVYVTVPQTTSVGELVQGSTYAQASIESYAQLATKPYVLDPVIDRLDLDTDARSLARSVTATSPLNSKILEISAVAGDPDKAASIANAVSTQLATAVEDLEGEGADGAPNVEITVVAQAAPPSYAFSPNTKLNAATGMAVGLVLGVVLALARTVLDTRVRSLRDVRRVTGTAVLSTVRFDRKRRKAPLAMVDDPFGDRAEAYRKLRTNLRFLTVAGPSRSMVVTSSLPTEGKSTAAINLAIAMAEGGARVVLVDADLRRPSVARYLGLEGSVGLTTTLIGEARFEDVVQPWGDGTLHVLPAGQVPPNPSELLDSPAMADLLRDLGERYDVVVLDSAPLLPVTDAAVLSRMTDGALVVVGCRRVHRAQLQDALTSLAAVEARVLGLLLNQVSSKDSGAAVTYGSTPQSTARAWPTTRRTARRGTASHAAPPRPVAPAAAGPAGSSVRRLPDEGEMPTVAVPIVTLGQRVAAGASAPVPDAGPVRLFIGPPPPPAPAPAPEVPGPVRVASAPDEPDEPGRRGPASAPTPAAPAEHPADDEPSSDALGPLLGPLSDTRLRDTQAGATTSS, encoded by the coding sequence ATGGAGCCGGCCGAGTACCTCGCCGCACTGCGCAAGCACTGGTTGGTCGTCGCCGTGCTGGCCGTGCTGGGCTTCGGCGCGGCCTACGCCTGGTCCCAGACCCTGCCCCCGAGCTACCGCACGACGTCGAGCGTGTACGTCACGGTGCCGCAGACGACGTCGGTCGGCGAGCTCGTGCAGGGGTCCACGTACGCGCAGGCGAGCATCGAGTCCTACGCCCAGCTGGCGACGAAGCCGTACGTGCTGGACCCGGTGATCGACCGGCTCGACCTCGACACCGACGCCCGGTCGCTCGCGCGGTCCGTCACGGCGACGAGCCCGCTGAACTCCAAGATCCTGGAGATCTCGGCGGTCGCGGGCGACCCGGACAAGGCTGCCTCGATCGCGAACGCCGTGAGCACCCAGCTCGCCACGGCCGTCGAGGACCTCGAGGGCGAGGGCGCCGACGGTGCGCCGAACGTCGAGATCACCGTGGTCGCGCAGGCCGCGCCGCCGTCGTACGCGTTCTCGCCGAACACGAAGCTCAACGCGGCCACGGGGATGGCCGTCGGGCTGGTCCTCGGCGTGGTCCTCGCGCTGGCCCGCACGGTCCTGGACACCCGCGTGCGCTCGCTGCGCGACGTGCGCCGGGTGACCGGCACCGCCGTGCTGTCGACCGTGCGCTTCGACCGCAAGCGCCGCAAGGCGCCGCTCGCGATGGTCGACGACCCCTTCGGCGACCGCGCGGAGGCGTACCGCAAGCTGCGGACCAACCTGCGCTTCCTCACCGTCGCCGGCCCGAGCCGCTCGATGGTCGTCACGTCGTCCCTGCCGACCGAGGGCAAGAGCACGGCGGCGATCAACCTCGCGATCGCCATGGCCGAGGGCGGGGCGCGCGTCGTGCTCGTCGACGCCGACCTGCGCCGCCCGTCCGTCGCCCGGTACCTGGGCCTGGAGGGGTCGGTGGGCCTGACGACCACGCTCATCGGCGAGGCGCGGTTCGAGGACGTCGTGCAGCCCTGGGGCGACGGGACGCTCCACGTGCTCCCCGCGGGGCAGGTCCCGCCGAACCCCAGCGAGCTGCTGGACTCCCCCGCGATGGCGGACCTGCTGCGCGACCTCGGCGAGCGGTACGACGTCGTGGTCCTCGACTCGGCGCCGCTGCTGCCCGTGACCGACGCGGCCGTGCTGTCGCGCATGACCGACGGTGCGCTCGTCGTCGTCGGGTGCCGGCGGGTGCACCGGGCACAGCTGCAGGACGCGCTGACCTCGCTCGCGGCCGTCGAGGCGCGCGTCCTCGGGCTCCTGCTCAACCAGGTGTCGTCCAAGGACTCGGGCGCCGCGGTGACGTACGGCTCGACGCCGCAGTCGACGGCCCGGGCGTGGCCGACCACGCGCCGCACCGCCCGGCGCGGCACCGCCTCGCACGCCGCGCCCCCGCGCCCGGTCGCGCCCGCGGCGGCGGGACCGGCCGGGTCGTCCGTCCGCCGGCTGCCCGACGAGGGTGAGATGCCCACCGTCGCGGTCCCGATCGTCACCCTCGGCCAGCGCGTCGCGGCCGGTGCCTCCGCACCGGTGCCGGACGCCGGCCCGGTCCGCCTCTTCATCGGTCCGCCACCGCCGCCCGCGCCGGCCCCGGCGCCCGAGGTGCCAGGGCCCGTCCGGGTCGCGTCCGCGCCGGACGAGCCCGACGAGCCGGGCCGTCGCGGCCCGGCGAGCGCGCCCACCCCGGCGGCGCCCGCCGAGCACCCCGCCGACGACGAGCCGTCGTCCGACGCGCTCGGGCCGCTGCTCGGGCCGCTGTCCGACACCCGGCTGCGCGACACGCAGGCCGGCGCGACCACGTCGTCGTGA
- a CDS encoding O-antigen ligase family protein, which translates to MSVVTAATTAPAGDAPGSGVVGPPAGTATTPARVRVSTRLVAVGAVAALTLEMPLVDAFTTAVIVPLALTPVWWSATRRFVGARTLLALTGLALVTGLWLSASTSATHTVDPTLLRAHVLLMLGGVAGIGLLLWARTVVPVRVVALSAAAGLVMRLALEPINPANPWKYNFSYALTVLALALVVRRRPRPAEIALLLVIAAVSMLNDSRSAFATLVLAALLVLWQLRPRTLGRRASAITTLAFFGAVTACVYSVGTNLILEGYLGEETQQRSIAQVEASGSLLLGGRPEWGASVALFTEQPAGYGIGVVANLDDILVAKSGMAALNYDPNNGYVENYMFGGEIKLHSVLADLWSRHGPVGLVLAGWMLGLAVWSLASAVARRVATGLVIYLTCLMLWNFAFGPIYSAMPILVLAFGMLLLPRRGVDAGHATLDERPA; encoded by the coding sequence GTGAGCGTCGTGACGGCGGCGACGACGGCGCCCGCCGGGGACGCCCCCGGGTCCGGCGTCGTCGGGCCGCCCGCCGGCACGGCCACCACCCCCGCGCGGGTGCGCGTCTCGACCCGGCTCGTCGCGGTCGGTGCCGTCGCCGCGCTGACGCTGGAGATGCCGCTCGTCGACGCGTTCACCACGGCCGTGATCGTGCCGCTCGCGCTGACACCCGTGTGGTGGTCCGCGACGCGCCGGTTCGTCGGGGCCCGCACGCTGCTCGCGCTCACGGGCCTGGCGCTCGTCACCGGGCTGTGGCTGTCGGCGTCCACGTCCGCGACGCACACCGTCGACCCGACGCTGCTGCGTGCGCACGTGCTGCTGATGCTCGGCGGGGTCGCGGGGATCGGCCTGCTGCTGTGGGCCCGGACGGTCGTGCCCGTGCGGGTCGTGGCGCTCAGCGCCGCCGCGGGCCTCGTGATGCGCCTCGCCCTGGAGCCGATCAACCCGGCCAACCCGTGGAAGTACAACTTCTCGTACGCGCTGACGGTGCTGGCGCTCGCGCTCGTCGTGCGGCGGCGCCCACGGCCCGCGGAGATCGCGCTGCTGCTGGTCATCGCCGCCGTGAGCATGCTCAACGACTCCCGCTCGGCGTTCGCCACGCTCGTGCTGGCCGCGCTGCTGGTGCTGTGGCAGCTGCGCCCGCGCACCCTGGGGCGGCGCGCCAGCGCGATCACCACGCTGGCGTTCTTCGGTGCCGTGACGGCCTGCGTGTACTCCGTCGGGACCAACCTCATCCTCGAGGGCTACCTCGGCGAGGAGACGCAGCAGCGGTCGATCGCGCAGGTCGAGGCGTCCGGGTCGCTGCTGCTGGGCGGGCGGCCCGAGTGGGGGGCGAGCGTCGCCCTCTTCACCGAGCAGCCGGCGGGGTACGGGATCGGGGTCGTCGCGAACCTCGACGACATCCTCGTCGCGAAGTCCGGCATGGCCGCGCTCAACTACGACCCGAACAACGGCTACGTCGAGAACTACATGTTCGGCGGGGAGATCAAGCTGCACTCGGTGCTCGCGGACCTGTGGTCGCGGCACGGCCCCGTCGGCCTGGTGCTGGCCGGCTGGATGCTGGGGCTGGCGGTGTGGTCGCTGGCGAGCGCGGTCGCCCGCCGCGTCGCGACGGGCCTGGTCATCTACCTCACGTGCCTCATGCTGTGGAACTTCGCGTTCGGCCCCATCTACAGCGCCATGCCCATCCTCGTGCTGGCGTTCGGCATGCTCCTGCTGCCCCGCCGCGGCGTCGACGCCGGGCACGCCACCCTCGACGAGAGGCCCGCATGA
- a CDS encoding glycosyltransferase, which produces MTTDPTAPVTVLESFPAPRRTTNPYLARLPAELPPDVRAVTFSWRTALVGRYDVFHVHWPEKLMRASTRPRTLVKQLAAAALLARLALTRTPVVRTLHNTDPHEPGGRVERLLLRAVDRRTATWIMLTPDTVRPATASPGSTAVTIPHPHYRDWYATAARTAPRPGRLLYFGLVRPYKGVEDLLAAFADVDDDDLTLHVVGSPESPALRDAIAAQAATDARVGLRLEYADDDVLAAEVGAAQVVVLPYRRLQNSGAALLALSLDRPVLVPAGATATRLAAETGPGWVTTFDGTLTPADLMRALDAAAALDLGTARPDLSTRDWPGVAAAHAAVFRACARPAPHPMPAGAAR; this is translated from the coding sequence ATGACCACGGACCCGACCGCGCCGGTGACCGTCCTGGAGTCGTTCCCCGCGCCCCGGCGCACCACCAACCCGTACCTGGCGCGGCTGCCCGCCGAGCTCCCGCCGGACGTGCGGGCCGTGACCTTCAGCTGGCGCACCGCGCTCGTCGGCCGGTACGACGTGTTCCACGTGCACTGGCCGGAGAAGCTCATGCGGGCCTCCACCCGCCCCCGCACGCTGGTCAAGCAGCTGGCCGCCGCCGCGCTGCTGGCCCGGCTCGCGCTGACCCGCACGCCCGTGGTGCGCACCCTGCACAACACCGACCCGCACGAGCCCGGCGGGCGCGTCGAACGGCTGCTGCTGCGTGCCGTCGACCGGCGCACCGCGACGTGGATCATGCTCACGCCCGACACCGTGCGCCCGGCGACGGCGAGCCCCGGCTCGACGGCCGTGACGATCCCCCACCCGCACTACCGGGACTGGTACGCGACCGCCGCGCGCACGGCGCCGCGGCCCGGCCGGCTGCTCTACTTCGGCCTGGTCCGCCCCTACAAGGGCGTCGAGGACCTGCTGGCGGCGTTCGCGGACGTCGACGACGACGACCTGACCCTGCACGTCGTCGGGAGCCCCGAGTCCCCGGCGCTGCGCGACGCGATCGCCGCGCAGGCCGCGACCGACGCCCGGGTCGGCCTGCGCCTGGAGTACGCCGACGACGACGTGCTGGCCGCCGAGGTCGGCGCGGCGCAGGTCGTGGTGCTGCCCTACCGGCGCCTGCAGAACTCCGGCGCCGCGCTGCTCGCGCTGTCGCTGGACCGCCCCGTGCTGGTGCCCGCCGGCGCGACCGCGACGCGTCTCGCGGCGGAGACCGGCCCGGGCTGGGTCACCACCTTCGACGGCACGCTGACCCCCGCCGACCTCATGCGCGCGCTCGACGCCGCGGCCGCGCTCGACCTGGGGACCGCCCGGCCCGACCTGAGCACCCGTGACTGGCCCGGCGTCGCCGCCGCCCACGCCGCCGTGTTCCGCGCGTGCGCCCGCCCCGCCCCGCACCCGATGCCCGCAGGAGCCGCCCGATGA
- a CDS encoding oligosaccharide flippase family protein, whose translation MTITLVGNLFPPVVALASGPILAQALGVAGRGEVAAATAPLGLAIALMTFGVPEAVSYAVARHPRLVRLAARNGALIVVLAGLLATAAVLLARPWLSGGDIGIQHLMAVASLAVLPTLLLGVLRGIASGLQLWALVAWEKVLASGLRLLVLVPLWLTDHLTPFTATVVLAAMPVMGAIAYLVLPRRLPEAAPDDDGGLASTKALTGYGLRLWIGTISGILLSRIDQTLMTPLSSAYELGLYVVAVNVSELPLVIHRAVRDVTFVTDAHRSEDARLAAAARISTLICAVVALGLGVTMAWWLPALFGADFAGAVPVAWLLLVAVLVSTPGSIAGAGLSARGRPGLRSLALVVACVVNIGLLVLLVPVWGAMGAAVATLVGYVISSALNEVLLGRLFGVRMRDFHGVRRSDLVTLRDYGRSLVRGLGRRLRPRRRSRA comes from the coding sequence ATGACGATCACGCTCGTCGGCAACCTCTTCCCGCCGGTGGTCGCGCTCGCCAGCGGGCCGATCCTCGCCCAGGCGCTGGGCGTCGCGGGTCGTGGCGAGGTCGCGGCGGCCACCGCCCCGCTGGGCCTGGCGATCGCCCTCATGACGTTCGGCGTGCCGGAGGCCGTGTCGTACGCCGTCGCGCGCCACCCCCGGCTCGTGCGGCTCGCGGCGCGCAACGGCGCCCTCATCGTCGTCCTGGCCGGCCTCCTCGCGACGGCCGCGGTGCTGCTCGCGCGGCCATGGCTGAGCGGCGGGGACATCGGCATCCAGCACCTCATGGCCGTGGCGTCGCTCGCGGTGCTGCCGACGCTGCTGCTCGGCGTCCTGCGGGGCATCGCGTCCGGGCTGCAGCTGTGGGCGCTCGTCGCGTGGGAGAAGGTCCTGGCGTCGGGCCTGCGGCTGCTCGTGCTCGTGCCGCTGTGGCTGACGGACCACCTGACGCCGTTCACCGCGACCGTGGTGCTCGCCGCGATGCCGGTGATGGGCGCGATCGCCTACCTGGTGCTGCCGCGCCGGCTGCCCGAGGCCGCGCCCGACGACGACGGCGGCCTCGCCTCGACGAAGGCCCTCACCGGCTACGGGCTGCGCCTGTGGATCGGCACGATCAGCGGCATCCTGCTCTCGCGGATCGACCAGACGCTGATGACGCCGCTGAGCAGCGCGTACGAGCTCGGCCTGTACGTGGTCGCGGTCAACGTCAGCGAGCTGCCGCTCGTGATCCACCGGGCCGTCCGCGACGTGACGTTCGTGACCGACGCCCACCGCAGCGAGGACGCGCGCCTCGCCGCCGCGGCCCGCATCTCGACGCTGATCTGCGCGGTCGTCGCCCTCGGGCTCGGCGTGACGATGGCATGGTGGCTGCCGGCGCTGTTCGGCGCGGACTTCGCCGGGGCCGTGCCCGTGGCGTGGCTCCTGCTCGTGGCCGTGCTGGTCAGCACACCGGGCTCCATCGCGGGCGCCGGCCTCAGCGCCCGTGGTCGTCCGGGCCTGCGCAGCCTCGCGCTGGTCGTCGCGTGCGTGGTGAACATCGGCCTGCTCGTGCTGCTGGTGCCCGTCTGGGGGGCGATGGGTGCGGCGGTCGCGACGCTCGTCGGGTACGTCATCTCCAGCGCCCTCAACGAGGTGCTCCTGGGCCGCCTGTTCGGTGTGCGCATGCGGGACTTCCACGGCGTGCGCCGCTCGGACCTGGTGACGCTGCGCGACTACGGCCGCAGCCTCGTCCGCGGCCTGGGCCGCCGGCTGCGGCCCCGGCGCCGCTCGCGCGCCTGA
- a CDS encoding glycosyltransferase family 4 protein: MTTPAAPTTSVEVVFRAERDVTTWSGRHARGEVPGRWPYGLDLLERSGVPVTTASLTEPGRAAVLRARVRDLLHRGPRTGTDLGIAWDENLARRMLVLAPHARMHAGAIWLTDAHAADPTSDRVRRTVALLRRMDGVFVNSRAQVEPLRHALGADGPPVSFFTFGVDADFFPARPPAERPLVVSIGGDRDRDPTTLFAALEAVHAARPDVEIVVQNASDVPPPAGVTKIPRLTHVELRDLYARASVVAVATRPNLHMSGLTVSLESMATARPVVLTATPGVEDYVEDGVNGLLVPPRDPRALAGRVLDLLADPDAAAATGVRARARLEERFTSAHMVAAMAAAVGLPPAP; the protein is encoded by the coding sequence ATGACGACGCCCGCCGCCCCGACGACGTCCGTCGAGGTCGTGTTCCGCGCGGAGCGGGACGTCACCACCTGGAGCGGGCGCCACGCGCGCGGGGAGGTGCCGGGGCGCTGGCCGTACGGCCTCGACCTGCTCGAACGCTCGGGCGTGCCCGTCACCACGGCGAGCCTGACCGAGCCGGGGCGCGCCGCGGTGCTCCGGGCCCGGGTGCGCGACCTGCTGCACCGCGGGCCGCGCACCGGCACCGACCTGGGCATCGCGTGGGACGAGAACCTCGCCCGGCGCATGCTCGTGCTCGCGCCGCACGCCCGCATGCACGCCGGGGCGATCTGGCTCACCGACGCCCACGCCGCCGACCCCACGTCGGACCGCGTGCGACGCACCGTCGCGCTGCTGCGCCGCATGGACGGGGTGTTCGTCAACAGCCGCGCCCAGGTCGAGCCGCTGCGGCACGCGCTCGGCGCGGACGGGCCGCCGGTGTCGTTCTTCACGTTCGGCGTCGACGCGGACTTCTTCCCCGCGCGACCGCCCGCCGAGCGCCCGCTGGTCGTGAGCATCGGCGGCGACCGCGACCGGGACCCGACCACGCTCTTCGCCGCCCTCGAGGCCGTGCACGCCGCCCGCCCCGACGTCGAGATCGTCGTGCAGAACGCGTCGGACGTGCCGCCGCCCGCGGGCGTCACCAAGATCCCCCGGCTCACGCACGTCGAGCTGCGGGACCTGTACGCGCGGGCGAGCGTCGTCGCCGTCGCGACCCGGCCCAACCTCCACATGTCGGGCCTGACGGTGTCGCTGGAGTCCATGGCGACGGCGCGGCCGGTCGTCCTCACGGCCACCCCCGGCGTCGAGGACTACGTCGAGGACGGCGTCAACGGGCTGCTCGTGCCGCCGCGCGACCCGCGGGCGCTGGCCGGTCGCGTGCTCGACCTGCTGGCCGACCCCGACGCGGCGGCCGCCACGGGCGTGCGGGCGCGGGCGCGCCTGGAGGAGCGGTTCACGTCCGCGCACATGGTCGCGGCGATGGCCGCGGCCGTGGGCCTGCCCCCGGCACCCTGA
- a CDS encoding adenylyltransferase/cytidyltransferase family protein, whose protein sequence is MARIVGYAPGAYDLFHVGHLNILRHAKRRCDYLIAGVVADEVLETTKGRRPMVPLAERMEIVRHISYVDEVVAETQPDKVETWREVGFDVIFKGDDWRGTPKGDRLERDFAAVGVEVIYFPYTMHTSSTALRRALAALDGADTRAAEVG, encoded by the coding sequence ATGGCACGGATCGTCGGGTACGCACCGGGGGCGTACGACCTGTTCCACGTCGGGCACCTCAACATCCTGCGCCACGCCAAGCGCCGGTGCGACTACCTCATCGCCGGCGTCGTGGCCGACGAGGTGCTCGAGACGACCAAGGGGCGCCGCCCGATGGTCCCGCTCGCCGAGCGCATGGAGATCGTCCGGCACATCTCCTACGTCGACGAGGTCGTGGCCGAGACCCAGCCCGACAAGGTCGAGACGTGGCGCGAGGTCGGCTTCGACGTCATCTTCAAGGGCGACGACTGGCGCGGGACGCCGAAGGGCGACCGCCTCGAGCGCGACTTCGCCGCGGTGGGCGTCGAGGTCATCTACTTCCCGTACACGATGCACACGTCCAGCACGGCGCTGCGCCGCGCGCTCGCGGCGCTCGACGGGGCCGACACGCGCGCGGCCGAGGTCGGCTGA